A window from Candidatus Nitrospira neomarina encodes these proteins:
- the thiD gene encoding bifunctional hydroxymethylpyrimidine kinase/phosphomethylpyrimidine kinase has protein sequence MKKAVCTIAGSDCSGGAGIQADLKAMSANGVFGMSVITSITAQNTRGVSAVFHLPISIITAQLEALFSDIPVTVIKTGMLATSDIITTVSRHLAKQPLEHLVVDPVMVAKGGYPLLEQEAMATLKTELLPQASLLTPNIAEAEMLSGLSITTLAHAREAAKVIHQFGCQHVLIKGGHLLEQPGTDLLYDGRFFRMFKGEFFQTNTTHGTGCTLASAIAANLAKGKPIADAIEAAKHYTTEAIRHGLPLGQGNGPTDHFYFLQA, from the coding sequence ATGAAAAAAGCTGTTTGTACCATCGCCGGCTCTGATTGTAGTGGAGGGGCCGGCATTCAAGCCGATCTAAAAGCCATGTCCGCGAACGGGGTGTTCGGGATGTCGGTGATAACATCCATTACCGCACAAAATACGCGCGGCGTCTCTGCCGTTTTTCATTTGCCTATCTCGATCATTACCGCACAACTCGAGGCGCTCTTTTCCGATATTCCTGTCACCGTGATTAAAACCGGGATGCTGGCAACCTCCGATATCATCACAACCGTCAGTCGTCATCTGGCCAAACAACCCCTCGAGCACCTGGTTGTTGATCCGGTTATGGTCGCCAAAGGAGGATATCCACTTCTGGAACAGGAAGCGATGGCCACACTGAAAACTGAATTGCTCCCCCAGGCTTCCCTTCTGACCCCAAATATTGCCGAAGCCGAAATGTTATCCGGCCTCTCCATTACGACTCTGGCCCATGCCAGAGAGGCGGCGAAGGTCATTCATCAATTCGGCTGCCAACATGTCCTGATCAAGGGCGGGCATCTGCTGGAACAGCCGGGAACGGACTTACTGTACGACGGCAGGTTTTTCCGCATGTTTAAGGGGGAATTTTTTCAGACGAATACAACTCACGGAACCGGCTGTACCCTGGCCTCTGCCATTGCCGCCAACCTGGCCAAGGGAAAACCCATCGCCGACGCGATTGAGGCCGCAAAACATTATACGACTGAGGCCATTCGTCACGGCCTTCCTCTTGGCCAGGGAAATGGCCCGACCGACCACTTCTACTTTCTGCAAGCATAG
- a CDS encoding PAS domain-containing hybrid sensor histidine kinase/response regulator has protein sequence MESPHSSKSSPPSDEEIHRKRLGDLTLSLGSSQGSPGQLSSKSEASSHIPRLPETRQSKMSPGTPQPDLQEELHALRQQVERFILASQGSREGLWVAEIRPDIPWYSPECPVWYSPQFIAMLGYEESEFPGVMGSWEQRLHPDDRERVFEALSNHIEKRIPYHVESRLRTKSNGYRWFEATGEGTFDANGRLLRGGGTIRDITERKLADDLSRRNHALLDAVLAEMSDVVYVKDQDGRYLLVNPSGAEIMGKAIHEVVGKTDEEIFGTQPHALFVEGDDHVMQSAGTQTFEVEVQEQHPVSRTFLVTKDSFGSLPDGQNGVLGFARDITFRKAAELIIQEREKRFRAIMENAYDLITETDAEGRFLYVSPNFKESLGYSSQDLLGTSVFAPVHPEDRDRVVEEFCQGMKTHGSGRSVYRYRHQDGEYHWFESTGRAFQTALGELRAVVISRDITQRKQWEDALEAIVKGNVIPGSPNFFEVLVGELAKALQVPMVFLSERIEPNASKARTLAFWNHDQFEPSTVYECLGGPCELVLGGNPVDQPSGVQQLFPRSEAIQALRVEAYYGTPLFNSKNEVVGNLALLDTNPHVLSSQGHNLLKIFASRAGAELERKRAQEEVQNSQDKYRELYDQTPLIYFTVNCQGIILSVNQYGAQVLGYRVEELLGTSAFSVVYEEDRGLFQSGLEKGLRESTKGILPEFRKVKKDGTIIWVKETIQAIEKQSGPRVWLLSCEDITERKRTEEALLLSEMQLRHTQKMEAIGTLAGGIAHDFNNILGAILGYSELAMAYATQDERLKSYLNEVIAAGNRARDLVKQILAFSRRSEKDKEAIDLRLVIGDVLKMVRASFPSSIEIRTSLDLESTVIYGDRTQMQQVIMNLCANAEYAMREEGGLLEIALGHECIPDDGMPGLGLCKAGSYLQVVIRDTGKGIPLEMVERIFEPFFTTKPAGEGTGLGLAVVHGIVHNHGGGIAVSSRPGEGTTFTVLLPRLDVIAPDKPEEVIAWPTGSGRVLFVDDEEMLTRWGTQFLSHLGYAVVASVNPYEALDLFRAHPSDFDVVVTDQTMPTMSGEALSRALLGIRADIPILLCTGFSHTMTQEKAKQLGIRAFLMKPVNGLSLALALRDILGKGSTPDSTQTA, from the coding sequence ATGGAATCTCCCCATTCTTCAAAGTCTTCTCCTCCTTCCGATGAAGAAATTCATCGAAAGCGCCTGGGAGATCTGACGCTTTCCCTTGGGTCTTCCCAAGGGTCACCTGGACAATTATCTTCGAAATCTGAAGCTTCGAGCCATATTCCCCGATTGCCAGAGACTCGCCAATCCAAGATGTCCCCAGGTACTCCACAGCCAGATTTGCAAGAGGAGTTGCATGCTCTCCGACAGCAAGTTGAGCGGTTTATTCTGGCCTCTCAGGGGTCTCGTGAGGGGTTGTGGGTGGCTGAAATTCGTCCGGATATTCCCTGGTATTCTCCAGAGTGTCCGGTGTGGTACTCCCCTCAGTTTATCGCGATGTTGGGGTATGAGGAATCTGAGTTCCCGGGAGTCATGGGGAGTTGGGAGCAACGGTTACATCCTGACGATCGGGAGCGTGTGTTTGAGGCCTTAAGCAATCATATTGAAAAAAGGATTCCCTATCATGTGGAGTCCAGATTACGCACGAAATCAAATGGTTATCGTTGGTTTGAGGCCACAGGGGAGGGAACCTTTGATGCCAATGGCCGGTTACTTCGAGGAGGAGGAACCATACGCGATATCACGGAGCGCAAGTTGGCGGATGACCTATCAAGGCGGAACCACGCTCTGTTGGATGCTGTCCTCGCAGAAATGAGTGATGTGGTCTATGTTAAGGACCAGGATGGTCGTTACCTCCTGGTGAATCCTTCGGGCGCGGAGATTATGGGAAAGGCCATCCATGAGGTCGTCGGAAAAACCGATGAGGAAATATTCGGCACCCAGCCGCATGCGTTGTTTGTCGAGGGGGATGACCATGTGATGCAATCTGCGGGGACTCAGACCTTTGAGGTTGAGGTTCAGGAGCAGCATCCTGTTTCCCGAACGTTTTTAGTGACCAAAGACTCGTTTGGATCTTTACCGGATGGTCAGAACGGGGTCTTGGGTTTTGCTCGCGATATTACGTTCCGAAAAGCCGCTGAACTCATCATTCAGGAACGAGAAAAACGCTTCCGGGCCATTATGGAAAATGCCTATGATCTGATCACGGAAACCGATGCCGAAGGACGATTCCTCTATGTGAGTCCGAATTTCAAAGAATCTCTTGGGTACAGCTCCCAAGATCTGCTTGGCACGAGTGTCTTTGCCCCGGTGCATCCTGAAGATCGAGACAGAGTGGTGGAGGAGTTTTGTCAAGGCATGAAGACCCACGGTTCCGGCCGTTCGGTCTACCGCTATCGGCATCAGGATGGGGAGTACCACTGGTTTGAAAGCACCGGACGAGCCTTCCAAACGGCGCTTGGAGAACTGCGAGCTGTCGTGATCTCGCGAGATATCACACAGAGAAAACAATGGGAAGATGCGCTGGAGGCGATTGTTAAAGGCAATGTGATCCCCGGCTCTCCAAATTTCTTCGAAGTCCTTGTCGGTGAATTGGCGAAAGCGCTTCAGGTGCCCATGGTGTTTTTGTCGGAGCGGATTGAGCCAAATGCCAGCAAAGCCCGGACATTGGCTTTTTGGAACCACGACCAATTTGAGCCTTCAACGGTGTATGAATGTCTGGGGGGACCTTGCGAACTCGTACTTGGGGGTAACCCTGTGGACCAGCCTTCCGGTGTCCAACAACTCTTTCCTCGCAGTGAAGCGATTCAAGCGTTGAGAGTTGAGGCGTATTATGGAACGCCTCTTTTCAATTCCAAAAATGAGGTCGTGGGAAATCTCGCGCTTTTAGATACGAATCCGCATGTGCTTTCCTCTCAAGGGCATAATCTTTTGAAGATTTTTGCCTCACGGGCAGGAGCGGAACTTGAGCGCAAGCGGGCACAGGAAGAAGTTCAAAACAGCCAGGACAAGTATCGTGAGCTCTACGATCAGACTCCCTTAATTTATTTTACGGTGAATTGTCAGGGGATCATTCTCTCCGTGAATCAATATGGGGCTCAAGTGTTAGGGTATCGGGTTGAGGAATTACTGGGCACCTCTGCGTTTTCCGTGGTCTATGAGGAGGATCGTGGCCTGTTTCAATCAGGTCTGGAGAAGGGATTGCGTGAATCCACCAAAGGTATTCTTCCTGAATTCAGAAAAGTAAAAAAGGATGGAACCATCATTTGGGTGAAAGAGACGATTCAGGCCATTGAGAAACAGTCAGGGCCTCGGGTGTGGTTGCTGTCTTGTGAGGATATTACAGAGCGGAAACGGACTGAAGAGGCTTTATTATTGAGTGAGATGCAATTGCGGCATACCCAAAAAATGGAGGCAATTGGTACATTGGCCGGGGGCATCGCCCATGACTTTAATAATATTTTAGGTGCGATCCTGGGATATTCCGAATTGGCGATGGCCTACGCCACTCAGGATGAACGCTTAAAATCCTATCTAAACGAAGTGATCGCCGCCGGGAATCGGGCCCGTGATCTTGTGAAGCAAATTTTAGCCTTTAGCCGGCGCTCGGAAAAGGATAAAGAGGCCATTGATCTGCGATTGGTGATTGGGGATGTTCTGAAAATGGTTCGAGCCAGCTTTCCGTCCTCGATCGAAATTCGAACGTCCTTGGATCTTGAGTCCACGGTGATTTATGGTGACCGGACGCAAATGCAACAAGTGATTATGAATCTGTGTGCCAATGCGGAATATGCCATGCGGGAAGAGGGTGGTCTGTTGGAAATAGCCTTAGGCCATGAGTGTATTCCTGATGATGGAATGCCGGGCCTGGGCCTATGCAAAGCCGGTTCCTACCTTCAGGTGGTAATTCGTGACACAGGAAAGGGCATTCCTCTCGAAATGGTCGAGAGAATTTTTGAGCCATTTTTTACCACAAAACCTGCCGGGGAGGGCACGGGGCTCGGGCTGGCGGTTGTCCACGGGATTGTCCATAACCACGGGGGTGGGATTGCGGTGTCCAGTCGTCCGGGGGAGGGCACGACCTTCACGGTACTTCTGCCGCGCTTGGATGTGATTGCGCCGGACAAACCGGAGGAAGTCATTGCCTGGCCGACCGGATCCGGAAGGGTCTTATTTGTGGATGATGAAGAAATGCTGACGCGCTGGGGGACACAATTTCTCAGCCATTTAGGCTATGCCGTTGTAGCAAGCGTCAATCCATATGAAGCGTTAGATCTGTTTCGAGCACACCCCTCGGATTTTGATGTGGTCGTGACGGATCAAACCATGCCGACGATGAGCGGGGAGGCCTTATCTCGGGCGTTGTTAGGTATTCGAGCGGATATTCCCATTCTGTTGTGTACGGGGTTTAGCCACACCATGACTCAAGAAAAAGCCAAGCAACTCGGCATTCGGGCCTTTTTGATGAAGCCGGTCAACGGACTGTCTCTGGCTCTTGCGCTCCGGGACATCCTGGGTAAGGGGTCCACACCGGACTCAACTCAAACTGCCTAA